A single Pseudomonadota bacterium DNA region contains:
- the cobS gene encoding adenosylcobinamide-GDP ribazoletransferase yields MLTSFHFALSFLTTLPFPFKKSLSAREIAASLSWFPLVGFLLGLIISLVFYLFTPLLPRQINSVIILIILVLLTGGFHLDGLADTADGFLSARSQPEDILKIMKDSSIGTMGALGLILVLLLKYTTITQLPDQMVIPCLILLPVYGRFSIVILAYLSSYARKEGGLGGAITQEVSAIEIVYASAFTIMVTLILTGLRGFLVLIVLTFYTWGIKIYATRRIGGITGDLLGFCCESSEAMALVCWVALFN; encoded by the coding sequence ATGCTGACATCATTCCACTTTGCCCTTTCTTTTTTAACCACCCTTCCTTTCCCCTTTAAAAAATCGCTTTCAGCCAGGGAAATAGCCGCTTCGCTTTCCTGGTTTCCCCTGGTAGGCTTCTTGCTGGGATTGATTATTTCCCTGGTTTTTTACTTGTTTACCCCCCTGCTACCCCGCCAGATAAACAGCGTGATTATACTCATCATCCTGGTTTTGCTTACCGGTGGTTTTCACCTGGACGGATTGGCAGACACTGCCGATGGTTTTCTCAGTGCCCGCAGCCAGCCGGAGGATATTCTCAAGATTATGAAAGACAGTTCCATCGGCACCATGGGCGCCCTGGGTCTGATACTCGTTTTACTGCTAAAATATACTACAATTACTCAGCTTCCCGACCAGATGGTAATTCCCTGCCTGATTCTTCTGCCTGTCTACGGCCGCTTTAGCATCGTAATCCTGGCCTACCTGTCATCCTACGCCCGCAAGGAAGGCGGACTGGGGGGGGCTATTACCCAGGAGGTTTCCGCAATTGAAATCGTCTACGCCTCGGCATTTACCATCATGGTGACCTTAATTTTAACTGGGCTCAGGGGCTTTCTGGTTCTGATAGTTCTCACCTTTTACACCTGGGGGATAAAAATTTATGCCACCCGGCGGATTGGCGGCATCACCGGTGACCTGCTTGGATTTTGCTGTGAAAGCAGTGAAGCCATGGCCCTGGTC